The DNA window AAGGGCCTGTCCAAATTCCTTCTCTGGGAAAAAGGGCTTAGGAATCCTAACGGACGAATTCGCAGCAGCGAAAGAACACGCGACCACAGTCGCCATTCTCGACGAGTTTTGCAGGAAGCTATTAAGACTTGAGTTGCAGTATATACGGAAAAATATGCGTGGGTCCCATTGAAAATCTAATCCATGAACCTCAACGTGCCACGTGTACGCATGTCTTTTTTCTGGTTATCCGGTTCGACTTTCCctcaaaatagaaaaaacgaAATTTTCGTCGTTGACAATTTTCAAACAGTTtataattctaaaaaaaaaatcttttccctttggaagaaaaaaaatgaagaaatcTATAATGTAAGGGAAAAAATTTATAGATATCAATATTCTAGATAACTTtactttaaaattaaatttttattatttaatgaaaaattatatcTCTCATTTAGTTTTGTCTGAATTAAGTTATAGCAACTAAAATACTAGGTATTTAAATGATAGTGTCTGGGTGAACAATTTAGATTCAAATTCATTTACAAGACTATCATCCAAGGTTTTGGATGAGGtcatgtcattttgtgtttgaaTGAACAAAACCATGTCTTAAAACCTCAGTTTTCGATTTAAAATCTACTGCCATGCAATTTGACTCCGCcatttgatttcaaattctgGCTTATTTATATgaacaaaattaaaatgaattttaaatccattgcctgtCAAGTTGTTCGATGTTGCAGATTGTGTATGAAAAGCTGAAAAGCCATCTATCTTGATAAAACCACCAACTTCCCATCAACAATGCTGCAGATTGTGTATGAAATATCTAAGTCGAGCCAACGGATGGGATAATTACCCGAGTCTTGACAGATAAAAATAGAAGATAATCATCGAATCCCCTCTTTGGTTGTCTGTAGTGAGTGCAAGAACAGCACCGGGAAAAGGATGTTCAGGCTTCAAAATCAGCCATTAGCTCAGGTTTCAACCATTGGTTCTGGCTCAGATGACTCAGCCCCAGATCGATTGCACTGGCAAACTGAATTGAAAAGTACATCCTTGATAACCTAGAATTGATGATAAAAGAGGTACAGATCAATATAACTCAACATATGCATTGTGCACATAAAAAAATGTACAATAATGTTCGATGGTGAAGTGCTGAATCACAGATACCTGGGACATCAAACCATGAACCTGCTCCACAGTTATCTTTGCACTGTCGCGAGTGATCTTATTAAGTTGAGATTCTTCCTGAAATACACAAAGGCAAGCGTCCACAGATTATGACAACATTTGCATGTTGAATGATTTGTAAATGTAATAATCTGGCAAATAATTGTAGATACAGAGAATTATACACAAAATCGTTCTAAGCAGGGTTTTCTTAAAGCACTTCATGggatgtagtgaagaaacacCAGACTGTCTTTAAGAAAGTCAAATGTGTTCATTGCTCACAAAGGCGGTCTACAAATAAATGTCATTGTTAGGGTCACAAAAATTTTCCTAATCTTCATTTTGTGTAAATCAACAAATTGGCAAAATGAATGTGATGACCCCAATTTGAGACGATGTGAACTGTGAACGACATGTCATTGCAAAATGATAATTAGATTTAGACTGTCTGGCAAAATATGATTAGTGGAGTTAGGAATCTCTGGCCTTACTTGTTGCTATATAAAACAAAGTGGATGTAAAATAAGGGATATGCAGAATACAAAATTATTTCTAAGTTGTATCTTCTGTTTTCCTTCCCCAATTCTACAGTTGTAAGCAAACTCAAGATTGCTCAAAAATTTGGGTGCTAACGATGCAATATAGCATCACTTGCATTACTAACTGGAAGTGGTATGCACCAGTGGAAGAAATTTGTAAACAAGGAGTATGGGAAACTGCCATACGAAACAAAAATGCAGCAGAAAACAGCATTAGCATACTCCGACTGGAGTTCTAGTATTATGCTCCAGTAAATTGCTGTAAATGCGCTGACCTCTTTCTTCCTTTGAGGGGCTGCTATCAAAGGACCAAAACGTGAATGAGCTAACTGATTTTCAGCTTGCTCTAGTTTCTCCGCTGCACAAGGTCAGAAGCATAAAACTAGTATTAAATACCAGAAGTTGTAGTTGCTGAGATAATTAAATGCACGGGATGATGAACCAAAAGCTGATGGTGGAGGGAAAACACTTTCTACTGAATTTGTTTGCCACCAATGGCAGTATGTTTTGATTCATTTTTTAAATCAGCTTTCCAAATCAACCATCATTCACTTTCAAAATAATTATCTTACAATTACAAATCATTCCATTACACTAGTCACCccataaataagtttaaaaattttaagatcCCACTCAATTTTAGAAAATCACTAAATCATGGATGCTTCAAATGACAACCTTCTGAAAATTTCATCACGTCCAACAAGTATTTCAAAATTATTCTCAAAACATTTCGATTTGATAACTAAAAACACACAACAAAAAGTCACCTAACATATCCAAGGAAATTACCTAGATCTGATATTTGACCAGCAACATAGTCTCCATTGCCAAGCAAAGGAGAAGACGATAGGGTGTTAACCCAATACTTATTCCATAGTAGGTCCATAAGATGAGAATCAAGAGATGACTTGAAGTACGTGATATCCAATGAATAATACTACATGCAAAAAAAGCCTGAGTAAGTGAGCAAATTCAGCACAGAGTGCTTCTTAGTTGTATGGAAACAGAAAGTTTTACCTGTTTACAATGAACACCAAAGTCCTCGATTTTGTTCAAGGGGATTGTCTGATACTCAGAAACTGGTTCATCTGGAGGTTTATACCCTTCAGGGTATGTTCTAAAAGCCCCGATCTCTACTTTTCCGGCAGAAACAGTCCTTGTTGGATCAATAACAACAGCCAGAAACGGCTCCTGGTATTGTTGGTTAAGCATTTGTGTGGAAACATCTATACCAGAAAGCCAACATCCATAACCAGGATGGGAATGGTACCACCCAACTGCATTCTCTAACCGGCCGGCCTTCATAAACAAAATC is part of the Primulina tabacum isolate GXHZ01 chromosome 18, ASM2559414v2, whole genome shotgun sequence genome and encodes:
- the LOC142532594 gene encoding COP9 signalosome complex subunit 5a-like is translated as MDSFSSAAIARQTWELENNIISASSSDSSAAASDAIFFYDSAAQEKFQQERPWANDPHYFKRVKISALALLKMVVHARSGGTIEVMGLMQGKTDGDAIIVMDAFALPVEGTETRVNAQADAYEYMVEYSQTNKQAGRLENAVGWYHSHPGYGCWLSGIDVSTQMLNQQYQEPFLAVVIDPTRTVSAGKVEIGAFRTYPEGYKPPDEPVSEYQTIPLNKIEDFGVHCKQYYSLDITYFKSSLDSHLMDLLWNKYWVNTLSSSPLLGNGDYVAGQISDLAEKLEQAENQLAHSRFGPLIAAPQRKKEEESQLNKITRDSAKITVEQVHGLMSQVIKDVLFNSVCQCNRSGAESSEPEPMVET